A portion of the Flavobacterium limnophilum genome contains these proteins:
- a CDS encoding SIMPL domain-containing protein (The SIMPL domain is named for its presence in mouse protein SIMPL (signalling molecule that associates with mouse pelle-like kinase). Bacterial member BP26, from Brucella, was shown to assemble into a channel-like structure, while YggE from E. coli has been associated with resistance to oxidative stress.), producing the protein MKKILLLLIILVTQTTTFAQKNYIDQPFIETVANADTLVIPDKIFISINLNEADSKNKKSVEDQEKMIEATLKSLNINTEKDLSLLDFSSNFKNYFLKGQNIIKSKMYSLLVRDAVTAGKVLAELESIGISNVNIERTEYSKEEELILALKSIAVRKTKQTAEKLAHPLSQKVGKAIYISDLNTISNSLQGKAPGITIRGMSSIYGSRATDPIYTEFQKVKFEVQVSVKYLLE; encoded by the coding sequence ATGAAAAAAATCCTTCTATTACTTATCATTTTGGTCACTCAAACTACAACATTTGCCCAAAAGAATTATATTGACCAACCATTTATTGAGACAGTTGCTAATGCAGATACATTGGTAATACCAGATAAAATTTTTATATCGATAAATCTGAACGAAGCTGACAGCAAGAATAAAAAATCAGTAGAAGACCAAGAAAAAATGATTGAAGCTACTCTTAAAAGCCTAAACATAAATACTGAAAAAGATTTATCCTTGCTTGATTTTTCAAGCAATTTTAAAAACTATTTTTTGAAAGGACAAAATATTATTAAGTCAAAAATGTACTCATTACTGGTCAGAGATGCAGTGACAGCAGGAAAAGTATTGGCTGAACTAGAAAGTATTGGAATTTCAAATGTAAACATAGAAAGAACTGAATATTCAAAAGAAGAAGAATTAATTTTAGCATTAAAATCAATAGCGGTAAGAAAAACAAAGCAAACGGCCGAAAAATTGGCCCATCCATTATCTCAAAAAGTTGGAAAAGCTATATATATTTCTGATTTAAATACTATTTCTAATTCTTTGCAAGGTAAAGCTCCAGGAATAACAATAAGAGGAATGTCTAGTATTTATGGCAGTAGAGCAACAGACCCAATTTACACTGAATTTCAAAAAGTGAAATTTGAAGTTCAAGTAAGTGTAAAATATTTACTTGAATAA